A single genomic interval of Prionailurus viverrinus isolate Anna chromosome A2, UM_Priviv_1.0, whole genome shotgun sequence harbors:
- the LAMB2 gene encoding laminin subunit beta-2 isoform X2, whose translation MERASGVSGRDLRGLPGPWELRLGLLLSALATALAQALAPDVPGCSRGSCYPATGDLLVGRADRLTASSTCGLHGPQPYCIVSHLQDEKKCFLCDSRRPFSARDNPNSHRIQNVVTSFAPQRRTAWWQSENGVPVVTIQLDLEAEFHFTHLIMTFKTFRPAAMLVERSADFGRTWHVYRYFSYDCGADFPGVPLAPPRHWDDVVCESRYSEIEPSTEGEVIYRVLDPAIPIPDPYSPRIQNLLKITNLRVNLTRLHTLGDNLLDPRREIREKYYYALYELVVRGNCFCYGHASQCAPAPGAPVHAEGMVHGACICKHNTRGLNCERCQDFYHDLPWRPAEDGHSHACRKCECHGHAHSCHFDMAIYLASGNVSGGVCDGCQHNTAGRHCELCRPFFYRDPTKDLRDPAVCRSCDCDPMGSQDGGRCDPHDDPALGLVSGQCRCKEHVVGSRCQQCRDGFFGLSASDPAGCRRCQCDARGTVPGITSCDPNSGTCFCKRLVTGHGCNRCLPGHWGLSHDLLGCRPCDCDVGGALDPQCNEATGQCRCRQHMVGRRCEQVQPGYFRPFLDHLTWEAEDTRGQVLDVVERLVTPGGTVSWTGRGFVRLQEGQALEFLVTSVPRAMDYDLLLRLEPQVPEQWAEMEVAVQRPGPVSAHGPCGHMLPKDDHIPGTLQPETRYMVFPRPVCLEPGISYKLHLKLVRTGGSAQPEAPYSRPSLLIDSLVLLPRVLVLEMFSGGDAAALERRATFEHYRCHEEGLVPSKTLPSEACVPLLISLSALLYNGALPCQCDPQGSLSSECNPHGGQCLCKPAVVGRRCDRCAPGFYGFGPTGCQACQCSPEGALSGLCEGTSGQCPCRTGAFGLRCDRCQRGQWGFPNCQPCVCNGHADECDTHTGTCLGCRDHTGGEHCERCIAGFYGDPRLPHGGQCRPCPCPEGPGSRRHFATSCHRDGYSQQIMCHCKAGYTGLRCEACAPGHFGDPSRPGGQCQPCECSGNIDPTDPDACDPRTGQCLRCLYHTEGPHCAHCKPGFHGQATRQSCHRCTCNLLGTDPQQCPSTDRCHCDPSSGQCPCLPNVQGPSCDRCAPNFWNLTSGHGCQPCACHPSRARGPTCNEFTGQCHCRAGFGGRTCSECQELHWGDPGLQCRACDCDPRGIDTPQCHRSTGHCSCRPGVSGVRCDQCARGFSGVFPACHPCHTCFGDWDRVVQDLAARTRRLEQRAQELQQTGVLGAFESRFWHMQEKLGTVQGIVGTRNTSAASTAQLVEATEELRREIGEATEHLTQLEAELTDVQDENFNANHALSSLERDGLALNLTLRQLDQHLDLLKHSNFLGAYDSIRHAHSLSAEAERRANTSALTVPSPVSNSADTRHRTEVLIGAKKEDFNRKHMANQQALGELSARTQSLSLTGINELVCGPPGDAPCATSPCGGAGCLDEDGQPRCGGLSCNGAVAMADLALGRARHTQAELQRALAEGGGILSQVAETRRQAGEAQQRAQAALDKANASRGQVEKANQELRELIQSVKDFLSQEGADPDSIEMVATRVLELSIPASPEQIQHLAGAIAERVQSLADVDTILARTVGDVRRAEQLLQDARRARSRAEGEKQKAETVQAALEEAQRAQGAAQGAIQGAVVDTQDTEQTLHQVQEKMAGAEQALSSAGERAQQLDGLLEALKLKRAGNSLAASSAEETAGSAQGRAREAEQLLQGPLGDQYQTVKALAERKAQGVLAAQARAEQLRDEARGLLQAAQDKLQRLQELEGTYEENERALEGKAAQLDGLEARMRSVLQAINLQVQIYNTCQ comes from the exons ATGGAGCGGGCCTCAGGGGTATCAGGGAGGGACCTGCGGGGACTGCCTGGGCCCTGGGAGCTTCGACTGGGCCTGCTGCTGAGTG CGCTGGCCACCGCCctggcccaggccctggcccCAGATGTGCCAGGCTGTTCGAGGGGAAGCTGCTACCCCGCCACAGGTGACCTGCTAGTGGGCCGTGCTGACAGACTGACTGCCTCATCCACCTGTGGCTTGCATGGCCCCCAGCCCTACTGCATCGTTAGTCACCTTcag GATGAGAAGAAGTGCTTCCTGTGTGATTCCCGGCGCCCCTTCTCTGCTAGAGACAACCCAAACAGTCATCGCATCCAGAATGTAGTTACCAGCTTTGCACCACAGCGCCGGACAGCCTGGTGGCAGTCAGAGAATG GTGTCCCCGTGGTCACCATCCAGCTGGACTTGGAGGCTGAGTTTCATTTCACACACCTCATTATGACCTTCAAG ACATTTCGTCCTGCTGCCATGCTGGTGGAGCGCTCAGCAGACTTTGGACGCACCTGGCATGTGTACCGATATTTTTCCTATGACTGTGGGGCTGACTTTCCAGGAGTCCCACTGGCCCCCCCACGGCACTGGGATGACGTAGTCTGTGAGTCCCGCTACTCAGAGATTGAGCCGTCCACTGAAGGCGAG GTCATCTATCGTGTGCTGGATCCTGCCATCCCTATCCCAGACCCCTACAGCCCACGGATCCAGA ACCTGCTGAAGATCACTAACCTACGGGTGAACCTGACACGGCTGCATACACTGGGGGACAACCTGCTTGACCCACGACGGGAGATCCGTGAGAAATACTATTATGCCCTCTACGAGCTGGTTGTGCGTGGCAACTGCTTCTGTTACGGACACGCCTCACAGTGTGCACCCGCTCCAGGGGCACCAGTGCATGCTGAGGGCATG GTTCATGGGGCCTGCATCTGCAAACATAACACTCGTGGCCTCAACTGTGAGCGGTGTCAAGATTTCTATCATGACCTGCCCTGGCGTCCGGCTGAAGATGGCCACAGTCATGCCTGCAGGA agtGTGAGTGCCATGGGCATGCCCACAGCTGCCACTTCGACATGGCCATATATCTGGCATCTGGCAACGTAAGTGGAGGTGTGTGTGATGGATGTCAGCACAACACAGCTGGGCGCCACTGTGAGCTCTGCCGACCCTTCTTCTACCGTGACCCAACCAAGGACCTGCGGGACCCTGCTGTGTGCCGCT CCTGTGATTGTGACCCCATGGGTTCTCAAGATGGTGGTCGCTGTGATCCCCATGATGATCCTGCTCTGGGGCTGGTCTCGGGCCAGTGTCGCTGCAAAGAACATGTGGTGGGCTCTCGCTGCCAGCAATGCCGTGATGGCTTCTTTGGGCTCAGTGCCAGCGACCCTGCAGGCTGTCGGC GATGTCAGTGTGATGCACGGGGCACAGTGCCTGGGATCACCTCTTGTGACCCCAACAGTGGAACCTGTTTCTGCAAGCGTCTAGTGACTGGACATGGCTGCAACCGCTGCTTG CCTGGCCATTGGGGCCTGAGCCACGACCTGCTTGGCTGCCGTCCATGTGATTGTGACGTGGGTGGTGCCTTGGATCCCCA GTGCAATGAGGCCACAGGTCAGTGCCGCTGTCGCCAGCACATGGTGGGGCGACGCTGTGAGCAGGTGCAGCCTGGCTACTTCCGGCCTTTCCTTGACCACCTAACTTGGGAGGCTGAGGACACCCGAGGACAG GTACTGGATGTGGTGGAGCGCCTGGTGACCCCTGGTGGGACTGTATCCTGGACAGGCCGGGGCTTTGTTAGACTGCAGGAAGGTCAGGCACTGGAGTTCCTGGTGACATCTGTGCCAAGAGCCATGGATTATGATCTGCTGCTGCGCTTGGAGCCCCAG GTCCCTGAGCAATGGGCAGAGATGGAAGTGGCTGTGCAGCGCCCAGGGCCTGTGTCTGCCCATGGCCCGTGTGGGCACATGCTGCCCAAGGATGACCACATTCCAGGGACTCTGCAACCAGAAACTAG GTATATGGTATTTCCAAGACCTGTCTGCCTTGAGCCTGGCATCTCCTATAAGCTGCATCTGAAGCTGGTGCGGACAGGGGGAAGTGCCCAGCCTGAGGCCCCCTACTCTAGACCCAGCCTGCTCATTGACTCG TTGGTGCTGCTTCCCCGTGTCCTCGTGCTGGAGATGTTTAGTGGGGGTGATGCTGCTGCCCTGGAGCGCCGTGCCACCTTTGAACACTACCGTTGTCACGAGGAGGGTCTGGTGCCCAGTAAGACCCTTCCCTCTGAGGCCTGTGTCCCCCTCCTCATCAGCCTGTCTGCCCTACTCTACAATGGTGCCTTGC CCTGTCAGTGTGACCCCCAGGGCTCACTGAGTTCTGAGTGTAATCCCCATGGCGGTCAGTGCCTGTGTAAACCTGCAGTGGTTGGGCGCCGCTGTGATCGCTGTGCCCCTGGTTTCTACGGCTTTGGCCCCACAGGTTGTCAAG CCTGCCAGTGCAGCCCCGAGGGGGCACTCAGTGGCCTATGTGAAGGGACCAGTGGGCAATGCCCCTGCCGAACTGGTGCCTTTGGGCTTCGCTGCGATCGCTGCCAGCGTGGCCAGTGGGGATTCCCTAACTGCCAGCCATGTGTCTGCAATGGGCATGCAGATGAATGCGACACCCACACAGGCACTTGCCTGGGCTGCCGTGATCACACAGGGGGTGAGCACTGTGAAAG ATGCATTGCTGGCTTCTACGGGGACCCACGGCTACCACATGGGGGCCAGTGCCGGCCCTGTCCCTGCCCTGAAGGCCCTGGGAGCCGGCGGCACTTTGCTACTTCTTGCCATCGGGATGGGTACTCCCAGCAGATCATGTGCCACTGTAAGGCAGGCTACACAG GGCTGCGGTGCGAAGCTTGTGCCCCTGGGCACTTTGGGGACCCATCAAGGCCAGGTGGCCAGTGCCAGCCCTGTGAGTGCAGTGGGAACATTGACCCCACGGACCCTGATGCCTGTGACCCCCGCACGGGGCAATGCCTGCGCTGCTTATACCACACGGAGGGGCCACACTGTGCCCACTGCAAGCCTGGCTTCCATGGACAGGCCACCCGACAGAGCTGTCACC GCTGCACCTGCAACTTGCTGGGCACAGATCCCCAGCAGTGCCCGTCCACTGACCGGTGCCACTGTGACCCAAGCAGTGGGCAGTGCCCATGCCTCCCCAATGTCCAGGGCCCTAGCTGTGACCGCTGTGCCCCCAACTTCTGGAACCTTACCAGTGGCCATGGATGTCAGCCCTGTGCCTGCCACCCAAGCCGAGCCAGAGGCCCTACCTGCAATGAG TTCACAGGGCAGTGCCACTGCCGTGCTGGCTTTGGTGGGCGAACCTGTTCTGAGTGCCAAGAGCTCCACTGGGGAGACCCTGGTTTGCAGTGCCGCG CCTGTGATTGTGACCCTCGTGGAATAGACACGCCTCAGTGTCACCGCTCCACGGGCCACTGTAGCTGCCGCCCAGGCGTGTCTGGCGTGCGCTGTGACCAGTGTGCCCGTGGCTTCTCAGGGGTCTTTCCTGCTTGCCACCCATGCCACACATGCTTCGGGGACTGGGACCGTGTGGTACAGGACTTGGCTGCCCGTACGCGGCGCCTGGAGCAGCGGGCACAGGAGCTGCAGCAGACGGGTGTGCTGGGTGCCTTTGAGAGCCGCTTCTGGCACATGCAGGAGAAGCTGGGGACTGTGCAGGGGATTGTGGGTACCCGCAACACCTCAGCTGCCTCCACTGCGCAACTTGTGGAGGCCACAGAGGAGCTACG GCGTGAAATTGGGGAGGCCACTGAGCACCTGACCCAGCTGGAGGCAGAACTGACTGATGTGCAGGATGAGAACTTCAATGCCAACCATGCACTGAGCAGTCTGGAGCGAGATGGGCTTGCACTTAATCTCACACTGCGGCAGCTGGACCAGCATTTGGACCTGCTCAAGCATTCAAACTTCCTGG GTGCCTATGACAGCATCCGCCACGCCCATAGTCTGTCTGCAGAGGCGGAACGTCGTGCCAACACATCAGCCCTGACAGTGCCCAGTCCTGTGAGCAACTCAGCAGATACCCGGCACAGGACAGAGGTGCTAATAGGTGCCAAGAAGGAGGACTTCAACCGCAAGCACATGGCCAACCAGCAGGCACTAGGCGAGCTTTCAGCCCGTACCCAGTCCCTGAGCCTGACAGGCATCAATGAACTG GTGTGTGGGCCCCCAGGGGATGCACCCTGTGCAACAAGCCCTTGCGGGGGTGCTGGCTGCCTGGACGAGGATGGGCAACCCCGCTGTGGGGGCCTCAGCTGCAATGGGGCAGTAGCCATGGCGGACCTGGCACTGGGTCGGGCCCGGCACACGCAGGCAGAGCTGCAGCGGGCACTGGCAGAAGGTGGCGGCATCCTCAGCCAGGTGGCTGAGACCCGTCGGCAGGCAGGAGAGGCACAGCAGCGGGCCCAGGCAGCCCTGGACAAGGCTAATGCTTCCAGGGGACAGGTGGAGAAGGCCAACCAAGAACTTCGGGAACTTATCCAGAGTGTGAAGGACTTCCTCAGCC AGGAGGGGGCTGATCCTGATAGCATTGAGATGGTGGCCACACGAGTGCTAGAGCTCTCCATCCCAGCATCACCTGAGCAAATCCAGCACCTGGCAGGCGCAATTGCAGAGAGGGTCCAGAGCCTGGCGGATGTGGACACAATCCTGGCACGCACCGTGGGAGATGTACGTCGGGCAGAACAGCTATTGCAAGATGCACGGCGGGCAAG GAGCCGGGCTGAGGGTGAGAAACAGAAGGCAGAAACAGTACAAGCAGCACTGGAGGAAGCCCAGAGGGCACAGGGAGCTGCTCAGGGTGCCATCCAAGGGGCGGTAGTTGACACACAGGACACTGAGCAGACACTGCATCAG GTTCAGGAGAAGATGGCAGGTGCAGAGCAGGCACTGAGCTCTGCAGGCGAGCGGGCTCAGCAATTGGATGgtcttctggaggctctgaaatTGAAACGAGCAGGGAATAGCCTGGCAGCCTCTAGTGCGGAAGAAACAGCGGGCAGTGCCCAGGGTCGTGCCCGAGAGGCTGAGCAG CTGCTGCAGGGCCCACTAGGCGACCAGTACCAAACAGTGAAGGCCTTGGCTGAGCGCAAGGCCCAGGGTGTGTTGGCTGCACAGGCACGGGCAGAGCAACTTCGGGATGAAGCTCGAGGCTTGTTGCAGGCTGCTCAGGACAAGCTGCAACGGCTACAAG AGCTGGAGGGCACCTATGAAGAGAACGAGCGGGCACTGGAAGGCAAAGCAGCCCAGCTGGATGGGCTGGAGGCCAGGATGCGTAGCGTGCTTCAAGCCATCAACTTGCAGGTTCAGATCTACAACACCTGCCAGTGA
- the LAMB2 gene encoding laminin subunit beta-2 isoform X1 — MATRMERASGVSGRDLRGLPGPWELRLGLLLSALATALAQALAPDVPGCSRGSCYPATGDLLVGRADRLTASSTCGLHGPQPYCIVSHLQDEKKCFLCDSRRPFSARDNPNSHRIQNVVTSFAPQRRTAWWQSENGVPVVTIQLDLEAEFHFTHLIMTFKTFRPAAMLVERSADFGRTWHVYRYFSYDCGADFPGVPLAPPRHWDDVVCESRYSEIEPSTEGEVIYRVLDPAIPIPDPYSPRIQNLLKITNLRVNLTRLHTLGDNLLDPRREIREKYYYALYELVVRGNCFCYGHASQCAPAPGAPVHAEGMVHGACICKHNTRGLNCERCQDFYHDLPWRPAEDGHSHACRKCECHGHAHSCHFDMAIYLASGNVSGGVCDGCQHNTAGRHCELCRPFFYRDPTKDLRDPAVCRSCDCDPMGSQDGGRCDPHDDPALGLVSGQCRCKEHVVGSRCQQCRDGFFGLSASDPAGCRRCQCDARGTVPGITSCDPNSGTCFCKRLVTGHGCNRCLPGHWGLSHDLLGCRPCDCDVGGALDPQCNEATGQCRCRQHMVGRRCEQVQPGYFRPFLDHLTWEAEDTRGQVLDVVERLVTPGGTVSWTGRGFVRLQEGQALEFLVTSVPRAMDYDLLLRLEPQVPEQWAEMEVAVQRPGPVSAHGPCGHMLPKDDHIPGTLQPETRYMVFPRPVCLEPGISYKLHLKLVRTGGSAQPEAPYSRPSLLIDSLVLLPRVLVLEMFSGGDAAALERRATFEHYRCHEEGLVPSKTLPSEACVPLLISLSALLYNGALPCQCDPQGSLSSECNPHGGQCLCKPAVVGRRCDRCAPGFYGFGPTGCQACQCSPEGALSGLCEGTSGQCPCRTGAFGLRCDRCQRGQWGFPNCQPCVCNGHADECDTHTGTCLGCRDHTGGEHCERCIAGFYGDPRLPHGGQCRPCPCPEGPGSRRHFATSCHRDGYSQQIMCHCKAGYTGLRCEACAPGHFGDPSRPGGQCQPCECSGNIDPTDPDACDPRTGQCLRCLYHTEGPHCAHCKPGFHGQATRQSCHRCTCNLLGTDPQQCPSTDRCHCDPSSGQCPCLPNVQGPSCDRCAPNFWNLTSGHGCQPCACHPSRARGPTCNEFTGQCHCRAGFGGRTCSECQELHWGDPGLQCRACDCDPRGIDTPQCHRSTGHCSCRPGVSGVRCDQCARGFSGVFPACHPCHTCFGDWDRVVQDLAARTRRLEQRAQELQQTGVLGAFESRFWHMQEKLGTVQGIVGTRNTSAASTAQLVEATEELRREIGEATEHLTQLEAELTDVQDENFNANHALSSLERDGLALNLTLRQLDQHLDLLKHSNFLGAYDSIRHAHSLSAEAERRANTSALTVPSPVSNSADTRHRTEVLIGAKKEDFNRKHMANQQALGELSARTQSLSLTGINELVCGPPGDAPCATSPCGGAGCLDEDGQPRCGGLSCNGAVAMADLALGRARHTQAELQRALAEGGGILSQVAETRRQAGEAQQRAQAALDKANASRGQVEKANQELRELIQSVKDFLSQEGADPDSIEMVATRVLELSIPASPEQIQHLAGAIAERVQSLADVDTILARTVGDVRRAEQLLQDARRARSRAEGEKQKAETVQAALEEAQRAQGAAQGAIQGAVVDTQDTEQTLHQVQEKMAGAEQALSSAGERAQQLDGLLEALKLKRAGNSLAASSAEETAGSAQGRAREAEQLLQGPLGDQYQTVKALAERKAQGVLAAQARAEQLRDEARGLLQAAQDKLQRLQELEGTYEENERALEGKAAQLDGLEARMRSVLQAINLQVQIYNTCQ; from the exons ATGGCCACTCG GATGGAGCGGGCCTCAGGGGTATCAGGGAGGGACCTGCGGGGACTGCCTGGGCCCTGGGAGCTTCGACTGGGCCTGCTGCTGAGTG CGCTGGCCACCGCCctggcccaggccctggcccCAGATGTGCCAGGCTGTTCGAGGGGAAGCTGCTACCCCGCCACAGGTGACCTGCTAGTGGGCCGTGCTGACAGACTGACTGCCTCATCCACCTGTGGCTTGCATGGCCCCCAGCCCTACTGCATCGTTAGTCACCTTcag GATGAGAAGAAGTGCTTCCTGTGTGATTCCCGGCGCCCCTTCTCTGCTAGAGACAACCCAAACAGTCATCGCATCCAGAATGTAGTTACCAGCTTTGCACCACAGCGCCGGACAGCCTGGTGGCAGTCAGAGAATG GTGTCCCCGTGGTCACCATCCAGCTGGACTTGGAGGCTGAGTTTCATTTCACACACCTCATTATGACCTTCAAG ACATTTCGTCCTGCTGCCATGCTGGTGGAGCGCTCAGCAGACTTTGGACGCACCTGGCATGTGTACCGATATTTTTCCTATGACTGTGGGGCTGACTTTCCAGGAGTCCCACTGGCCCCCCCACGGCACTGGGATGACGTAGTCTGTGAGTCCCGCTACTCAGAGATTGAGCCGTCCACTGAAGGCGAG GTCATCTATCGTGTGCTGGATCCTGCCATCCCTATCCCAGACCCCTACAGCCCACGGATCCAGA ACCTGCTGAAGATCACTAACCTACGGGTGAACCTGACACGGCTGCATACACTGGGGGACAACCTGCTTGACCCACGACGGGAGATCCGTGAGAAATACTATTATGCCCTCTACGAGCTGGTTGTGCGTGGCAACTGCTTCTGTTACGGACACGCCTCACAGTGTGCACCCGCTCCAGGGGCACCAGTGCATGCTGAGGGCATG GTTCATGGGGCCTGCATCTGCAAACATAACACTCGTGGCCTCAACTGTGAGCGGTGTCAAGATTTCTATCATGACCTGCCCTGGCGTCCGGCTGAAGATGGCCACAGTCATGCCTGCAGGA agtGTGAGTGCCATGGGCATGCCCACAGCTGCCACTTCGACATGGCCATATATCTGGCATCTGGCAACGTAAGTGGAGGTGTGTGTGATGGATGTCAGCACAACACAGCTGGGCGCCACTGTGAGCTCTGCCGACCCTTCTTCTACCGTGACCCAACCAAGGACCTGCGGGACCCTGCTGTGTGCCGCT CCTGTGATTGTGACCCCATGGGTTCTCAAGATGGTGGTCGCTGTGATCCCCATGATGATCCTGCTCTGGGGCTGGTCTCGGGCCAGTGTCGCTGCAAAGAACATGTGGTGGGCTCTCGCTGCCAGCAATGCCGTGATGGCTTCTTTGGGCTCAGTGCCAGCGACCCTGCAGGCTGTCGGC GATGTCAGTGTGATGCACGGGGCACAGTGCCTGGGATCACCTCTTGTGACCCCAACAGTGGAACCTGTTTCTGCAAGCGTCTAGTGACTGGACATGGCTGCAACCGCTGCTTG CCTGGCCATTGGGGCCTGAGCCACGACCTGCTTGGCTGCCGTCCATGTGATTGTGACGTGGGTGGTGCCTTGGATCCCCA GTGCAATGAGGCCACAGGTCAGTGCCGCTGTCGCCAGCACATGGTGGGGCGACGCTGTGAGCAGGTGCAGCCTGGCTACTTCCGGCCTTTCCTTGACCACCTAACTTGGGAGGCTGAGGACACCCGAGGACAG GTACTGGATGTGGTGGAGCGCCTGGTGACCCCTGGTGGGACTGTATCCTGGACAGGCCGGGGCTTTGTTAGACTGCAGGAAGGTCAGGCACTGGAGTTCCTGGTGACATCTGTGCCAAGAGCCATGGATTATGATCTGCTGCTGCGCTTGGAGCCCCAG GTCCCTGAGCAATGGGCAGAGATGGAAGTGGCTGTGCAGCGCCCAGGGCCTGTGTCTGCCCATGGCCCGTGTGGGCACATGCTGCCCAAGGATGACCACATTCCAGGGACTCTGCAACCAGAAACTAG GTATATGGTATTTCCAAGACCTGTCTGCCTTGAGCCTGGCATCTCCTATAAGCTGCATCTGAAGCTGGTGCGGACAGGGGGAAGTGCCCAGCCTGAGGCCCCCTACTCTAGACCCAGCCTGCTCATTGACTCG TTGGTGCTGCTTCCCCGTGTCCTCGTGCTGGAGATGTTTAGTGGGGGTGATGCTGCTGCCCTGGAGCGCCGTGCCACCTTTGAACACTACCGTTGTCACGAGGAGGGTCTGGTGCCCAGTAAGACCCTTCCCTCTGAGGCCTGTGTCCCCCTCCTCATCAGCCTGTCTGCCCTACTCTACAATGGTGCCTTGC CCTGTCAGTGTGACCCCCAGGGCTCACTGAGTTCTGAGTGTAATCCCCATGGCGGTCAGTGCCTGTGTAAACCTGCAGTGGTTGGGCGCCGCTGTGATCGCTGTGCCCCTGGTTTCTACGGCTTTGGCCCCACAGGTTGTCAAG CCTGCCAGTGCAGCCCCGAGGGGGCACTCAGTGGCCTATGTGAAGGGACCAGTGGGCAATGCCCCTGCCGAACTGGTGCCTTTGGGCTTCGCTGCGATCGCTGCCAGCGTGGCCAGTGGGGATTCCCTAACTGCCAGCCATGTGTCTGCAATGGGCATGCAGATGAATGCGACACCCACACAGGCACTTGCCTGGGCTGCCGTGATCACACAGGGGGTGAGCACTGTGAAAG ATGCATTGCTGGCTTCTACGGGGACCCACGGCTACCACATGGGGGCCAGTGCCGGCCCTGTCCCTGCCCTGAAGGCCCTGGGAGCCGGCGGCACTTTGCTACTTCTTGCCATCGGGATGGGTACTCCCAGCAGATCATGTGCCACTGTAAGGCAGGCTACACAG GGCTGCGGTGCGAAGCTTGTGCCCCTGGGCACTTTGGGGACCCATCAAGGCCAGGTGGCCAGTGCCAGCCCTGTGAGTGCAGTGGGAACATTGACCCCACGGACCCTGATGCCTGTGACCCCCGCACGGGGCAATGCCTGCGCTGCTTATACCACACGGAGGGGCCACACTGTGCCCACTGCAAGCCTGGCTTCCATGGACAGGCCACCCGACAGAGCTGTCACC GCTGCACCTGCAACTTGCTGGGCACAGATCCCCAGCAGTGCCCGTCCACTGACCGGTGCCACTGTGACCCAAGCAGTGGGCAGTGCCCATGCCTCCCCAATGTCCAGGGCCCTAGCTGTGACCGCTGTGCCCCCAACTTCTGGAACCTTACCAGTGGCCATGGATGTCAGCCCTGTGCCTGCCACCCAAGCCGAGCCAGAGGCCCTACCTGCAATGAG TTCACAGGGCAGTGCCACTGCCGTGCTGGCTTTGGTGGGCGAACCTGTTCTGAGTGCCAAGAGCTCCACTGGGGAGACCCTGGTTTGCAGTGCCGCG CCTGTGATTGTGACCCTCGTGGAATAGACACGCCTCAGTGTCACCGCTCCACGGGCCACTGTAGCTGCCGCCCAGGCGTGTCTGGCGTGCGCTGTGACCAGTGTGCCCGTGGCTTCTCAGGGGTCTTTCCTGCTTGCCACCCATGCCACACATGCTTCGGGGACTGGGACCGTGTGGTACAGGACTTGGCTGCCCGTACGCGGCGCCTGGAGCAGCGGGCACAGGAGCTGCAGCAGACGGGTGTGCTGGGTGCCTTTGAGAGCCGCTTCTGGCACATGCAGGAGAAGCTGGGGACTGTGCAGGGGATTGTGGGTACCCGCAACACCTCAGCTGCCTCCACTGCGCAACTTGTGGAGGCCACAGAGGAGCTACG GCGTGAAATTGGGGAGGCCACTGAGCACCTGACCCAGCTGGAGGCAGAACTGACTGATGTGCAGGATGAGAACTTCAATGCCAACCATGCACTGAGCAGTCTGGAGCGAGATGGGCTTGCACTTAATCTCACACTGCGGCAGCTGGACCAGCATTTGGACCTGCTCAAGCATTCAAACTTCCTGG GTGCCTATGACAGCATCCGCCACGCCCATAGTCTGTCTGCAGAGGCGGAACGTCGTGCCAACACATCAGCCCTGACAGTGCCCAGTCCTGTGAGCAACTCAGCAGATACCCGGCACAGGACAGAGGTGCTAATAGGTGCCAAGAAGGAGGACTTCAACCGCAAGCACATGGCCAACCAGCAGGCACTAGGCGAGCTTTCAGCCCGTACCCAGTCCCTGAGCCTGACAGGCATCAATGAACTG GTGTGTGGGCCCCCAGGGGATGCACCCTGTGCAACAAGCCCTTGCGGGGGTGCTGGCTGCCTGGACGAGGATGGGCAACCCCGCTGTGGGGGCCTCAGCTGCAATGGGGCAGTAGCCATGGCGGACCTGGCACTGGGTCGGGCCCGGCACACGCAGGCAGAGCTGCAGCGGGCACTGGCAGAAGGTGGCGGCATCCTCAGCCAGGTGGCTGAGACCCGTCGGCAGGCAGGAGAGGCACAGCAGCGGGCCCAGGCAGCCCTGGACAAGGCTAATGCTTCCAGGGGACAGGTGGAGAAGGCCAACCAAGAACTTCGGGAACTTATCCAGAGTGTGAAGGACTTCCTCAGCC AGGAGGGGGCTGATCCTGATAGCATTGAGATGGTGGCCACACGAGTGCTAGAGCTCTCCATCCCAGCATCACCTGAGCAAATCCAGCACCTGGCAGGCGCAATTGCAGAGAGGGTCCAGAGCCTGGCGGATGTGGACACAATCCTGGCACGCACCGTGGGAGATGTACGTCGGGCAGAACAGCTATTGCAAGATGCACGGCGGGCAAG GAGCCGGGCTGAGGGTGAGAAACAGAAGGCAGAAACAGTACAAGCAGCACTGGAGGAAGCCCAGAGGGCACAGGGAGCTGCTCAGGGTGCCATCCAAGGGGCGGTAGTTGACACACAGGACACTGAGCAGACACTGCATCAG GTTCAGGAGAAGATGGCAGGTGCAGAGCAGGCACTGAGCTCTGCAGGCGAGCGGGCTCAGCAATTGGATGgtcttctggaggctctgaaatTGAAACGAGCAGGGAATAGCCTGGCAGCCTCTAGTGCGGAAGAAACAGCGGGCAGTGCCCAGGGTCGTGCCCGAGAGGCTGAGCAG CTGCTGCAGGGCCCACTAGGCGACCAGTACCAAACAGTGAAGGCCTTGGCTGAGCGCAAGGCCCAGGGTGTGTTGGCTGCACAGGCACGGGCAGAGCAACTTCGGGATGAAGCTCGAGGCTTGTTGCAGGCTGCTCAGGACAAGCTGCAACGGCTACAAG AGCTGGAGGGCACCTATGAAGAGAACGAGCGGGCACTGGAAGGCAAAGCAGCCCAGCTGGATGGGCTGGAGGCCAGGATGCGTAGCGTGCTTCAAGCCATCAACTTGCAGGTTCAGATCTACAACACCTGCCAGTGA